The following are from one region of the Jeongeupia sp. USM3 genome:
- a CDS encoding FlxA-like family protein: MSTISVPNLGTTTQPVAGGGNINEQIERVKEKIQDTQDRISQLVHDDSLGPKEKQEIQQLLQAQLAMLQERLRQLIEQRSERGDKHAPARARQEANPVAEAVRAVTGSVDVKV; the protein is encoded by the coding sequence ATGTCGACGATCTCGGTCCCGAATCTCGGTACCACTACCCAGCCCGTTGCCGGCGGCGGCAACATCAACGAGCAGATCGAGCGGGTCAAGGAGAAGATTCAGGACACGCAGGACCGGATCAGCCAGCTCGTGCACGACGACTCGCTGGGGCCGAAGGAAAAGCAGGAAATCCAGCAGCTGCTGCAGGCGCAACTGGCGATGCTGCAGGAGCGGCTGCGCCAGCTGATCGAACAGCGCAGCGAGCGCGGCGACAAGCATGCGCCGGCCCGCGCAAGGCAGGAGGCCAACCCGGTGGCCGAAGCGGTGCGGGCGGTGACCGGTTCGGTGGACGTGAAGGTCTGA
- a CDS encoding pirin family protein, whose product MTTASYRRIARIVRGMATSDGGGVRLNRVIGSQDMPMLDPFLLLDEFRSDNADDYIAGFPEHPHRGFETVTYMLAGQMQHGDNKGNTGNLGPGSVQWMTAGRGIVHSEMPQQENGLLQGFQLWVNLPASDKMTAPRYQEFAAGEIPQVQLAGGGSVKVIAGTFDGVTGPVSGVATQPSYYDVVLPPGATLDLAMPAEHHAFIYVYQNVLSIVDGPQERPVRQGELAALTQGDTIAVGALDEEVRFIVVAGKPLNEPVARYGPFVMNTAEEVQQAFVDYQEGKF is encoded by the coding sequence ATGACCACCGCTTCCTACCGCCGTATCGCCCGCATCGTCCGCGGCATGGCCACCTCCGACGGCGGCGGCGTCAGGCTCAACCGCGTGATCGGCAGCCAGGACATGCCGATGCTCGACCCCTTCCTGCTGCTCGACGAATTCCGTTCGGACAACGCCGACGATTACATCGCCGGTTTTCCTGAACACCCGCACCGCGGCTTCGAGACGGTGACCTACATGCTCGCCGGCCAGATGCAGCACGGCGACAACAAGGGCAACACCGGCAATCTCGGCCCGGGCAGCGTGCAATGGATGACCGCCGGCCGCGGCATCGTCCACTCGGAAATGCCGCAACAGGAAAACGGCCTGCTGCAGGGCTTCCAGCTGTGGGTGAACCTGCCCGCCAGCGACAAGATGACCGCGCCGCGCTATCAGGAGTTCGCCGCCGGCGAGATTCCGCAGGTGCAGCTTGCCGGCGGCGGCTCGGTCAAGGTGATCGCCGGGACGTTTGACGGCGTGACCGGTCCGGTAAGCGGCGTGGCAACGCAGCCGAGTTATTACGATGTGGTGTTGCCGCCAGGCGCGACGCTGGATCTGGCCATGCCGGCGGAACATCATGCCTTCATCTACGTCTACCAGAATGTACTAAGCATCGTCGACGGCCCGCAGGAGCGGCCGGTGCGGCAGGGCGAACTCGCTGCACTGACGCAGGGCGACACGATCGCTGTCGGTGCCCTGGACGAGGAAGTCCGCTTCATCGTCGTCGCCGGCAAGCCGCTGAACGAACCGGTCGCCCGCTACGGCCCCTTCGTGATGAACACCGCCGAAGAGGTCCAGCAGGCATTCGTGGACTACCAGGAAGGCAAGTTCTGA
- a CDS encoding NADPH-dependent FMN reductase, producing the protein MTVRLLAFSASTRIASFNRKLIAVGAQAARDAGAEVTLIDLLDYELPLYNGDLEARDGLPDAAARLQQQFAAHHGLLLATPEYNGMFPPLLKNTLDWVSRADASGQSGLRFLEGKVAGLLSASPGALGGLRSLIASRQYLSNLGFLVTPQQQAVGGAHQAFDEGGALTDTRSQAGVEKVAHALVRLARQTQE; encoded by the coding sequence ATGACCGTCCGACTGCTCGCCTTTTCCGCCAGCACCCGCATCGCCTCGTTCAACCGCAAGCTGATCGCCGTCGGCGCACAGGCCGCACGCGATGCCGGCGCCGAGGTCACGCTGATCGACCTGCTCGACTACGAGCTGCCGCTGTACAACGGCGACCTCGAAGCCCGCGACGGCCTGCCCGACGCCGCTGCGCGGCTGCAGCAGCAGTTCGCCGCCCACCACGGCCTGTTGCTGGCTACGCCCGAATACAACGGCATGTTTCCACCGCTGTTGAAGAACACGCTCGACTGGGTCAGCCGCGCCGATGCCAGCGGCCAGTCCGGCTTGCGTTTCCTGGAGGGCAAGGTTGCCGGGCTGCTGTCGGCGTCACCGGGCGCGCTGGGCGGATTGCGCTCGCTGATCGCCAGCCGCCAGTACCTGAGCAACCTCGGCTTTCTGGTGACTCCGCAGCAGCAGGCGGTCGGCGGTGCGCATCAGGCCTTTGACGAAGGCGGCGCGCTGACCGACACCCGCTCGCAGGCCGGCGTCGAGAAGGTCGCGCACGCGCTGGTCCGGCTGGCGCGGCAGACGCAGGAATGA
- a CDS encoding OsmC family protein translates to MAYDHIEAHLSGEPYRTLLTDGRHDWFGDVGRESGGMDAGPDPHAQLLAALGTCTAITVKMYAARKGWPLDDVRVRLAYAPDHKDGDARIERRVEFVGALDTEQRSRLLAIANACPVHKLLTGQIAIATTLTE, encoded by the coding sequence ATGGCTTACGACCACATAGAGGCCCACCTGTCCGGCGAGCCGTACCGCACGCTGCTTACCGACGGCCGTCACGACTGGTTCGGCGATGTCGGGCGCGAATCGGGCGGCATGGACGCCGGCCCCGACCCGCACGCGCAGCTGCTCGCCGCGCTCGGTACCTGTACGGCGATCACGGTGAAGATGTACGCGGCGCGCAAGGGATGGCCGCTGGACGACGTGCGGGTTCGGCTTGCCTATGCGCCCGACCACAAGGACGGTGATGCCCGGATCGAGCGTCGGGTCGAGTTCGTCGGCGCGCTCGATACCGAGCAGCGTTCGCGGCTGCTGGCCATCGCCAACGCCTGTCCGGTCCACAAACTGCTGACCGGCCAGATCGCCATCGCCACCACCCTCACGGAGTAA
- a CDS encoding patatin-like phospholipase family protein, which yields MKPLLLFFAVLLAACTTTPPAPPTPAAPPPKVRVGLALGGGAAKGFAHIGVIKMLEANGIRVDTVAGTSAGSVVGGLYASGMDAFALQEKAFGLDEAQIRDVSLLNGGIVKGQKLQDFVNQLVTNRPIDKFAKPFGAVATELDTGKRTVFVRGNAGQAIRASSSIPGVFEPALIAGKRYVDGGVVSPVPVDAARELGADLVIAVDISAKAGNKAPSGLIGTVNQAVVIMGQKLGEQELARADVVIRPKVGKIGPTDFDQKNQAILEGEKAALAAIPQIKQKIAEKQQALIVARSAAAQ from the coding sequence ATGAAGCCACTCCTACTCTTCTTCGCCGTGCTGCTCGCTGCATGCACGACCACCCCGCCCGCGCCGCCGACCCCGGCCGCCCCGCCCCCCAAGGTCCGCGTCGGCCTGGCACTCGGCGGCGGCGCCGCCAAGGGCTTCGCCCATATTGGCGTGATCAAGATGCTCGAAGCCAACGGCATCAGGGTCGACACCGTTGCCGGCACCAGCGCCGGCAGCGTCGTCGGCGGCCTGTACGCGAGCGGCATGGATGCGTTTGCCTTGCAGGAAAAGGCCTTCGGCCTCGACGAGGCGCAGATCCGCGACGTCAGCCTGCTCAACGGCGGCATCGTCAAGGGCCAGAAGCTGCAGGACTTCGTCAACCAGCTCGTCACCAACCGGCCGATCGACAAGTTCGCCAAACCCTTCGGCGCGGTCGCGACCGAGCTCGACACCGGCAAGCGCACGGTCTTCGTCCGCGGCAACGCCGGCCAGGCGATCCGCGCGTCGAGCAGCATTCCCGGCGTGTTCGAGCCGGCGCTGATCGCCGGCAAACGCTATGTCGACGGCGGCGTGGTCAGCCCGGTGCCGGTCGATGCGGCGCGCGAGCTCGGTGCCGATCTGGTGATCGCCGTCGACATCTCGGCCAAGGCCGGCAACAAGGCGCCGAGCGGGCTGATCGGCACCGTCAACCAGGCGGTGGTGATCATGGGCCAGAAGCTCGGCGAGCAGGAGCTGGCGCGTGCCGACGTGGTGATCCGGCCCAAGGTCGGCAAGATCGGCCCGACCGATTTCGACCAGAAGAACCAGGCCATCCTCGAGGGCGAGAAGGCCGCGCTGGCGGCGATTCCGCAAATCAAACAGAAGATCGCCGAGAAACAACAGGCGCTGATCGTCGCCCGAAGCGCGGCGGCGCAATGA
- a CDS encoding DUF2164 domain-containing protein, which translates to MSEPLIRLDPAERAELAARLRHWCDREIGLELGGFDAEFLLDYVIKEIGTQCYNRGLLDAQAAIAKRLDTLTDAIGELERTPPRR; encoded by the coding sequence ATGAGCGAGCCGCTGATCCGCCTCGACCCGGCCGAGCGTGCCGAACTCGCCGCCCGGCTGCGCCACTGGTGCGACCGCGAGATCGGGCTCGAGCTCGGCGGCTTCGACGCCGAGTTCCTGCTCGATTACGTCATCAAGGAAATCGGCACGCAGTGCTACAACCGCGGCCTGCTCGACGCGCAGGCGGCAATCGCCAAGCGGCTCGACACGCTGACCGATGCGATCGGCGAGCTGGAGCGAACCCCGCCACGGCGCTAG
- a CDS encoding pirin family protein, translating into MSSTEHEVSISTDCPAPPFVQRFAAHNAVLGEGMQIRRALPNRERRMIGAWCFLDHFGPVDISGGRGMRVGPHPHIGLQTFSWLLEGEVYHRDSLGFEQLIRPGQVNLMTAGHGIAHSEESPPNHSAIMHGAQLWIALPDEQFERPPGFEHYPTLPTFDDGGYLVTVLAGELMGHVSPARVYTPLLGLDLDAAGAAATTLPLRRDFEYGAIVLVGEARLNGEPLAPGECLYFGCGHDALQVETDAATRILIVGGEPFRSERILYWNFVGRDGADIREATDEWNAGDARFGEVHGYDGDRLPAPAVPKLRGE; encoded by the coding sequence ATGAGCAGCACCGAACATGAAGTCTCGATCTCGACCGACTGCCCGGCACCGCCGTTCGTGCAGCGCTTTGCCGCGCACAATGCCGTGCTCGGCGAGGGCATGCAGATCCGCCGCGCGCTGCCCAACCGCGAACGGCGGATGATCGGCGCGTGGTGCTTTCTCGACCACTTCGGCCCGGTCGACATCAGCGGCGGCCGCGGCATGCGCGTCGGCCCGCACCCGCATATCGGCCTGCAGACGTTCTCGTGGCTGCTCGAAGGCGAGGTCTACCATCGCGACAGCCTCGGCTTCGAACAGCTGATCCGCCCCGGCCAGGTCAACCTGATGACCGCCGGCCATGGCATCGCCCACTCGGAAGAGTCGCCACCGAACCACAGTGCCATCATGCATGGCGCGCAGCTGTGGATCGCGCTGCCGGACGAGCAGTTCGAGCGCCCGCCGGGCTTCGAGCATTATCCGACGCTGCCGACCTTCGACGATGGCGGCTATCTGGTCACCGTGCTCGCCGGCGAACTCATGGGCCATGTGTCGCCGGCGCGCGTCTACACGCCGCTGCTGGGGCTCGACCTCGACGCCGCCGGCGCCGCGGCGACGACGCTGCCGCTGCGCCGCGACTTCGAATACGGCGCGATCGTGCTCGTCGGCGAGGCGCGGCTGAACGGCGAGCCGCTGGCGCCGGGCGAATGCCTGTATTTCGGCTGCGGCCACGATGCGCTGCAGGTCGAAACCGACGCGGCAACGCGCATCCTCATCGTCGGCGGCGAGCCGTTCAGGTCCGAACGGATCCTGTACTGGAACTTCGTCGGCCGCGACGGCGCCGACATCCGCGAAGCCACCGACGAATGGAACGCCGGCGACGCGCGCTTCGGCGAGGTCCACGGCTACGACGGCGACCGGCTGCCGGCGCCGGCCGTGCCAAAACTGAGGGGGGAATGA